One window of Leifsonia sp. AK011 genomic DNA carries:
- a CDS encoding TIGR03618 family F420-dependent PPOX class oxidoreductase, producing the protein MTLTPEAQQFVTDYHLATLSTFGPDGTIHVVPVGFTLVDGVARVITSGGSQKVKNIERNSHATISQVEGARWITLVGTARIERDASSVAEAVELYTGRYRPPRVNPERVAILMDVERVMGSSGMASP; encoded by the coding sequence GTGACCCTCACTCCAGAAGCCCAGCAGTTCGTCACCGACTACCACCTCGCCACCCTGTCCACGTTCGGGCCGGATGGCACCATTCACGTCGTGCCCGTCGGCTTCACGCTGGTCGACGGTGTCGCCAGAGTGATCACCAGTGGTGGGTCGCAGAAGGTCAAGAACATCGAACGCAATTCCCACGCCACGATCAGCCAGGTCGAGGGCGCGCGATGGATCACGCTCGTCGGCACGGCGCGGATCGAGAGGGATGCCTCATCCGTCGCCGAAGCGGTCGAGCTGTACACGGGGCGCTACCGACCGCCACGGGTGAACCCCGAGCGAGTGGCGATCCTCATGGACGTCGAGAGGGTCATGGGATCGTCGGGGATGGCCTCGCCGTAG
- a CDS encoding M1 family aminopeptidase produces MHESLPPHAVAPQRSKKTHARSSRIVAAITISALLGAAQIPLATAALADDAPIAGGLSAGDSLFPNQGNTGYDALHYDIDLTVNVAVSSTNNAAATTTFPAATATILAQTTGAPLSSYSFDFQGSTSTLANATLNVNSVTVNGEPATFSRIENTTTNNATTDSHKLIVTPSVPVSGEFTTVVNYSGRPVAHTDTDGSSEGWNATTDGATFVNQPVGAMTAFPNNNTPRDKATYTIKLNIPSKLTTSNQSVSANPGLKDAAAVSNGELVSRTPSEDGTRTTWVWNQAKPMASELSLISIGRYDMYESQIALASGRTIPEWTFIDPAISASNQNTTLTTRAQMKEILDYLESKFGPYPGNSTGLVTDVVPSAINYALETQDRSFFPTSASRGTTIHEIMHQWWGDNVSPVDWNDIWLNEGPATYAENLVAYESVGSSTTTNENSYYSSWNSSNGSGSLWTTPTAGMTQASQLFGQQVYTRGSWTLEALRTAIGSAAFNQVMYEWQHRYGGTSKRTADFIALAEEISGRSLTAFFQPWLYGTTKAPWPAKFNLSLTGPTAPVNPGDTATFTLTSRNTGKVAQTGSIVTVDVTNILDKSVLGTLPAGLVLTDNTLTWTVPSTAVAATSTVSFTAVPNVGTTGATLSATARASTLGSTCVMCAPSIVIGSEPVSPSALPTITGTPTVGQTLTAVTDGWASGTTFAYQWLADGTPIAGATASTYTLDGASAGLTISVSVTGSNGALSPVTTVSAATAAVTRRVQDPAVPTITGTPQFGKRLTAVSTGWEPGTYLTYQWATVSGGVSTNVSSGNGGTGPSFVPAVANQLGTTVTVTVTGNKFGTTAVSKTSVATEAITAGEFVLTPTPSINGTLSALSALGAVPGQWDDGTALTYAWSANGTPIQGATSSTYTPTIAQIGSSITVAVTGTKAGFPTTTRTSAPVTVTEAAQVLQPTPTITGTAKVDNELTLVPGTWDSGSAQTYQWYANDEPLEGVTGTTFTPGPSLVGAFITAEVTSTRENYVTVKKSSVATAAVAAGDLTLAPVPTVSGTPKVGFELEATVGDWDSGTSLAYQWYADGTPIADATSLTFAPGAAEVGTEITFSATATKTGYATTTKTSEPTEEVAAGDLTETPVPTISGTAKVGVTLTAASGTWDSGTDLAYQWYADDEAIDGAIAAEFTPGPTRLGAVITVAVTGSKPGYTPVTKTSEATAAVIAGTLNPTPVPTILGTPQVGVLLSALPGTWDADTTLTYQWFAGDQPIASATSAEFTPGAAEYGAVLTVSVTGTKAGYETVTKTSEGSAAVLAGDLTTTPVPTITGTPKVDAPLTAVPGTWDQGTVLTYQWFANGQPVASATGSTFTPGAALVGSTITVSVTGTKTGYTTITKTSESTVAVALATLALTPAPTITGVVRVGSELVAVPGTWTSNTALAYQWYAGADPIVGATKSSYTPTASRLGAILTVTVTGTKAGYVPVTKRSAATREVAAGIITSSIPTFSGIVKVGVPVTAVPGAWDPGAQLTYRWYANGIAINGATSATYTPDLAKAGQTLKVTVTGTRVGYTTITKTSGGVAVTPASLVRTPVPTTSGTFKVDTKVSVVPGTWDSNVTFTYQWKRDGVSIPGATAKTYKVTPADRGKLITVVVTGSKTGYSPVSKTSAGTIAIR; encoded by the coding sequence ATGCACGAGTCACTCCCCCCTCACGCCGTCGCGCCGCAGCGTTCGAAGAAGACGCACGCGCGATCCAGTCGCATCGTCGCGGCGATCACCATCAGCGCGCTGCTCGGCGCGGCGCAGATACCGCTGGCCACCGCGGCGCTCGCCGATGATGCTCCGATCGCCGGCGGTCTCAGTGCAGGCGACAGCCTGTTCCCCAACCAGGGCAACACGGGCTACGACGCGCTCCACTACGACATCGACCTGACCGTCAACGTGGCGGTGTCGAGCACCAACAACGCGGCGGCAACGACGACGTTCCCGGCAGCGACCGCGACGATCCTCGCCCAGACCACGGGCGCCCCCCTCTCGTCCTACTCGTTCGACTTCCAGGGGTCGACGAGCACGCTCGCCAACGCGACGCTCAATGTCAACTCGGTGACGGTCAACGGCGAGCCAGCCACCTTCAGTCGCATCGAGAACACCACGACCAACAACGCGACGACTGACTCGCACAAGCTCATCGTCACGCCGTCCGTGCCGGTGTCGGGTGAGTTCACCACCGTCGTCAACTACTCCGGGCGTCCGGTCGCGCACACCGACACTGACGGCTCCTCCGAGGGGTGGAACGCCACGACCGACGGCGCGACGTTCGTCAACCAGCCCGTCGGCGCGATGACGGCGTTCCCCAACAACAACACGCCGCGCGACAAGGCGACGTACACGATCAAGCTCAACATCCCGAGCAAGCTCACGACCTCGAATCAGTCCGTCTCGGCCAACCCCGGACTGAAGGATGCCGCGGCCGTCAGCAACGGTGAACTCGTCTCCCGCACCCCGAGCGAGGACGGCACGCGCACCACGTGGGTGTGGAACCAGGCCAAGCCCATGGCGAGCGAACTCTCGCTCATCTCCATCGGTCGCTACGACATGTACGAGTCGCAGATCGCGTTGGCCAGCGGTCGCACCATCCCGGAGTGGACGTTCATCGACCCGGCGATCTCGGCGTCGAACCAGAACACCACTCTCACCACGCGTGCCCAGATGAAGGAGATCCTCGACTACCTCGAGTCCAAGTTCGGGCCCTACCCCGGCAACAGCACGGGTCTCGTCACGGACGTGGTTCCGAGCGCGATCAACTACGCACTCGAGACCCAGGATCGCTCGTTCTTCCCGACTTCCGCGAGCCGCGGCACGACCATCCACGAGATCATGCACCAGTGGTGGGGTGACAACGTCTCGCCCGTCGACTGGAACGACATCTGGCTCAACGAGGGCCCCGCAACCTACGCCGAGAACCTGGTCGCGTACGAGAGCGTCGGCAGCAGCACCACGACCAACGAGAACAGCTACTACTCCTCGTGGAACAGCAGCAACGGGTCGGGCTCGCTCTGGACGACCCCGACCGCAGGGATGACGCAGGCATCGCAGCTCTTCGGCCAGCAGGTGTACACCCGCGGCTCGTGGACTCTCGAAGCGCTCCGCACCGCCATCGGCTCCGCCGCCTTCAACCAGGTGATGTACGAGTGGCAGCACCGCTACGGCGGCACGAGCAAGCGCACCGCCGACTTCATCGCCCTCGCCGAGGAGATCTCCGGCCGCAGCCTGACCGCGTTCTTCCAGCCCTGGCTCTACGGCACCACCAAGGCTCCGTGGCCGGCCAAGTTCAACCTCTCGTTGACTGGCCCCACCGCACCGGTCAACCCGGGTGACACTGCGACCTTCACGCTGACGAGCCGCAACACGGGCAAGGTCGCGCAGACGGGAAGCATCGTCACCGTGGATGTCACGAACATCCTCGACAAGTCGGTGCTGGGCACCCTGCCGGCCGGGCTCGTCCTCACCGACAACACGCTCACCTGGACGGTGCCGAGCACTGCGGTCGCGGCTACCTCCACCGTGTCCTTCACCGCCGTTCCGAACGTGGGCACGACGGGCGCGACGCTGAGCGCGACCGCCAGGGCGAGCACCCTCGGTTCGACATGTGTGATGTGCGCCCCGAGCATCGTCATCGGCTCCGAGCCGGTCAGCCCCTCGGCCCTGCCGACCATCACGGGCACGCCGACCGTCGGCCAGACGCTGACGGCCGTCACGGATGGTTGGGCCTCTGGCACGACGTTCGCGTACCAGTGGCTCGCGGATGGCACGCCCATCGCCGGCGCAACCGCCTCCACTTACACCCTCGACGGTGCCAGCGCGGGCCTCACGATCTCGGTCTCCGTGACCGGATCCAACGGCGCCCTCTCACCCGTCACGACGGTGAGCGCCGCAACTGCCGCAGTCACGCGTCGGGTTCAGGATCCTGCGGTCCCGACGATCACGGGAACCCCGCAGTTCGGCAAGCGCCTCACAGCCGTGAGCACCGGCTGGGAGCCGGGCACGTACCTCACCTACCAGTGGGCGACGGTCAGCGGCGGTGTCAGCACCAACGTGAGTTCCGGCAACGGCGGCACCGGTCCGTCCTTCGTGCCGGCCGTGGCCAACCAGCTCGGCACGACCGTCACCGTGACGGTCACCGGTAACAAGTTCGGTACCACCGCGGTCTCCAAGACGAGTGTGGCCACTGAGGCGATCACCGCTGGCGAGTTCGTGCTGACTCCGACCCCGTCCATCAACGGCACGCTCTCCGCGCTCTCCGCGCTCGGCGCTGTCCCCGGACAGTGGGATGACGGAACGGCCCTCACCTACGCGTGGTCGGCCAACGGCACCCCGATCCAGGGCGCCACGAGCTCCACGTACACGCCGACGATCGCCCAGATCGGCTCGTCCATCACTGTTGCCGTGACCGGAACCAAGGCCGGTTTCCCGACAACAACAAGGACGAGCGCTCCGGTCACCGTGACCGAGGCCGCGCAGGTGCTGCAGCCCACGCCGACGATCACGGGCACGGCCAAGGTCGACAACGAGCTCACCCTCGTGCCCGGCACGTGGGATTCCGGCTCGGCCCAGACCTACCAGTGGTACGCCAACGATGAGCCCCTCGAGGGCGTCACGGGCACGACGTTCACGCCCGGTCCGAGCCTCGTCGGTGCTTTCATCACCGCAGAGGTCACGAGCACTCGCGAGAACTACGTCACTGTGAAGAAGAGCAGTGTTGCCACGGCGGCGGTCGCCGCAGGCGACCTCACGCTGGCTCCGGTGCCCACGGTCTCGGGTACTCCGAAGGTCGGCTTCGAGCTCGAGGCCACCGTCGGCGACTGGGATTCTGGCACTTCGCTGGCCTACCAGTGGTACGCCGACGGAACCCCGATTGCGGATGCCACGTCCCTCACCTTCGCCCCCGGCGCGGCTGAGGTCGGCACCGAGATCACCTTCTCGGCCACCGCGACGAAGACGGGGTACGCCACCACGACGAAGACGAGTGAGCCGACGGAGGAGGTCGCCGCTGGTGACCTGACCGAGACTCCCGTTCCGACGATCTCCGGCACCGCGAAGGTTGGCGTCACGCTGACGGCGGCCTCGGGAACGTGGGACTCGGGAACCGACCTCGCCTACCAGTGGTACGCGGACGACGAGGCCATCGACGGCGCGATCGCCGCCGAGTTCACGCCCGGCCCGACGCGTCTGGGTGCAGTCATCACGGTCGCGGTCACGGGATCGAAGCCCGGGTACACACCCGTCACCAAGACGAGCGAGGCGACGGCAGCCGTCATCGCTGGCACCCTGAACCCGACCCCGGTCCCGACCATCCTCGGCACACCGCAGGTGGGAGTGCTGCTCTCGGCGCTCCCGGGAACGTGGGATGCCGACACCACCCTCACGTACCAATGGTTCGCGGGTGACCAGCCGATCGCCTCTGCGACCTCGGCGGAGTTCACGCCGGGCGCCGCAGAGTACGGGGCCGTTCTGACTGTCTCGGTCACGGGCACCAAGGCGGGGTATGAGACGGTCACGAAGACGAGCGAAGGATCCGCGGCGGTCCTCGCCGGCGACCTGACCACGACACCTGTGCCCACGATCACCGGCACCCCGAAGGTCGACGCACCGCTGACTGCGGTGCCCGGCACCTGGGACCAGGGGACCGTGCTCACGTACCAGTGGTTCGCGAACGGCCAGCCCGTGGCATCCGCCACAGGCTCGACGTTCACGCCCGGTGCTGCCCTGGTGGGGTCGACGATCACGGTATCCGTCACCGGCACGAAGACCGGATACACGACGATCACCAAGACGAGTGAGAGCACGGTGGCTGTAGCGCTGGCGACTCTCGCGCTGACCCCGGCCCCCACCATCACCGGTGTGGTGCGGGTGGGCTCGGAGCTCGTTGCGGTCCCCGGAACGTGGACGTCCAACACCGCACTGGCCTACCAGTGGTACGCGGGCGCTGACCCCATCGTTGGAGCCACCAAGTCGTCGTACACGCCCACGGCTTCACGACTGGGCGCCATCCTCACGGTCACTGTGACGGGAACGAAGGCGGGATACGTCCCGGTCACCAAGCGGAGCGCGGCGACGCGGGAGGTGGCGGCCGGCATCATCACGTCCTCCATCCCGACGTTCAGCGGAATCGTCAAGGTGGGTGTCCCCGTCACGGCTGTGCCAGGTGCGTGGGATCCGGGCGCCCAGCTGACGTACCGCTGGTACGCCAACGGTATTGCGATCAACGGGGCCACGTCGGCCACGTACACGCCTGACCTTGCGAAGGCGGGGCAGACGCTCAAGGTCACCGTGACGGGGACGCGAGTGGGCTACACCACGATCACCAAGACGAGTGGCGGCGTGGCCGTCACGCCCGCCTCACTCGTGAGGACGCCCGTACCCACCACGAGCGGCACGTTCAAGGTCGACACCAAAGTCTCCGTTGTTCCCGGCACCTGGGACTCCAACGTCACTTTCACCTACCAGTGGAAGCGGGACGGGGTCTCCATCCCGGGTGCTACCGCGAAGACGTACAAGGTGACACCGGCCGACCGCGGGAAGCTGATCACCGTCGTCGTGACGGGAAGTAAGACCGGGTACAGCCCCGTCAGCAAGACCAGCGCAGGAACGATCGCCATCCGGTAG
- a CDS encoding VOC family protein, with protein sequence MATHLNPYLNFRENTREAMEFYQTVFGGELSIMTFGEMQMSEDPAEFEKVMHSQLETPAGLILQAADVPNVMELNPGDNVSVSVHGDDNAELTGYWDRLSDGATITAPFEIAPWGDRFGMLVDRFGINWLLNGVPD encoded by the coding sequence ATGGCAACCCACCTCAACCCCTACCTCAACTTTCGCGAGAACACTCGCGAGGCGATGGAGTTCTACCAGACCGTATTCGGCGGAGAGCTCAGCATCATGACCTTCGGGGAGATGCAGATGAGCGAGGATCCGGCGGAGTTCGAGAAGGTCATGCACTCGCAGCTCGAGACCCCTGCCGGACTCATCCTGCAAGCTGCTGACGTGCCGAACGTCATGGAGTTGAACCCGGGGGACAACGTTTCGGTCTCCGTCCACGGCGACGACAATGCCGAACTCACCGGCTATTGGGATCGCCTCTCCGACGGCGCGACCATCACCGCGCCCTTCGAGATCGCTCCGTGGGGTGATCGATTCGGGATGCTCGTCGACAGGTTCGGCATCAACTGGCTGCTGAACGGGGTCCCAGACTAG
- a CDS encoding ABC transporter substrate-binding protein: MSSQHRRPFIRSRRILAATAAVAVAGLLAACSGGSSEVNSDYGFATAEQVADSPITIWADATRQPAVEAFQAAHPEIEVNLVVDDGSASGSATFQTKIALADQAGEGWPDVVFSTQNNDASWASKEANGVQAFAAPLNKGYFDEDFLDGFTPGALDPLTVDGTVYGLRNDLAPVLYWYNQELMDQFGYEVPTTWEEYEALGEKLSTEHPGYFLGSVGDSFVGPYVYYWAGAAPIFTVDGNTFSSDVNAPNSVRVTDMLDTMVANGSLIQDSVFSAEFVAQSDKLVGIPGPAWYAGALFQNPDSINAAEGQWGSAEPLFWDGDEKVTGNVGGGTWFASSHSQNLEAVKTFLEYIVSDPETAGTGGLPAYQEAADTWVADQASSGFFAGDFETAIGTAASSVWSGWGFPNFSAETSYSKVVIPALAAGQTIADVADAWQTEMENEAQVVGYTIQ, from the coding sequence ATGTCATCACAGCATCGCCGACCGTTCATTCGATCCCGCCGCATTCTCGCCGCCACCGCTGCTGTAGCGGTCGCTGGTCTGCTTGCCGCGTGCTCGGGCGGTTCCTCCGAAGTAAATTCCGACTACGGCTTCGCCACCGCGGAGCAGGTTGCGGACAGCCCCATCACCATCTGGGCGGATGCCACGCGCCAGCCAGCCGTCGAGGCCTTCCAGGCCGCGCATCCCGAGATCGAGGTCAACCTCGTTGTCGACGACGGCTCCGCCAGCGGCTCGGCGACCTTCCAGACCAAGATCGCCCTCGCCGACCAGGCGGGCGAGGGATGGCCGGACGTCGTGTTCTCCACGCAGAACAACGACGCCTCGTGGGCATCCAAGGAAGCCAATGGTGTCCAGGCCTTCGCAGCTCCGCTCAACAAGGGCTACTTCGACGAGGACTTCCTCGATGGCTTCACCCCCGGTGCCCTCGACCCGCTGACCGTTGACGGCACCGTCTACGGTCTGCGCAACGACCTGGCCCCGGTCCTCTACTGGTACAACCAGGAGCTCATGGACCAGTTCGGCTACGAGGTTCCGACCACGTGGGAGGAGTACGAGGCGCTCGGCGAGAAGCTCTCCACGGAACACCCCGGCTACTTCCTCGGTTCCGTCGGTGACAGCTTCGTCGGTCCGTACGTCTACTACTGGGCGGGCGCTGCCCCGATCTTCACGGTCGACGGCAACACCTTCAGCTCGGATGTCAACGCACCCAACTCGGTGCGTGTGACCGACATGCTCGACACGATGGTCGCCAACGGCAGCCTCATCCAGGACAGCGTCTTCAGCGCCGAGTTCGTGGCCCAGTCCGACAAGCTCGTCGGAATCCCCGGTCCGGCCTGGTACGCGGGTGCGCTCTTCCAGAACCCCGACAGCATCAACGCCGCCGAGGGCCAGTGGGGCTCGGCAGAGCCGCTGTTCTGGGACGGTGACGAGAAGGTCACCGGCAACGTCGGTGGTGGAACCTGGTTCGCCTCCAGCCACTCGCAGAACCTCGAGGCGGTCAAGACGTTCCTCGAGTACATCGTGAGCGACCCGGAGACCGCCGGTACCGGTGGACTCCCCGCGTACCAGGAAGCTGCAGACACGTGGGTCGCCGACCAGGCGTCCAGCGGATTCTTCGCCGGCGATTTCGAGACAGCGATCGGCACCGCGGCATCGAGCGTGTGGAGTGGCTGGGGCTTCCCCAACTTCAGTGCTGAGACCTCGTACTCCAAGGTGGTCATCCCGGCCCTCGCTGCCGGACAGACGATCGCGGATGTCGCGGATGCGTGGCAGACCGAGATGGAGAACGAAGCCCAGGTCGTCGGCTACACCATCCAGTAA
- a CDS encoding carbohydrate ABC transporter permease, whose protein sequence is MSTNTQLAADPETGRQPAGVRHERAGSVTRTQATIGRVFVSGYTLFLVVFGILPALYAIFLAFTKQNAFVGFDNFVRIFSDYRFWPAVGHVGLYVVVWLIGLLFFVVLLALIVHAIRVRWLSNTARFIYYIPGALSGAASVMLWLFVLDPTVSPVSFILEALGNKTLVDTVQLDQLPVVLAIIAFWTGAGGWIVIMYGALNNISTDVMEAARIDGAGPVSTAWYIQIPLLRKWIAYMAILSLAAGTQLFVEPRVLSQATRGVVPQDYSLNQLAFLYAFKQNDFNGSAAISLVLLVVALGLSIFFVFRGGLFERD, encoded by the coding sequence ATGAGCACAAACACCCAGCTGGCTGCCGATCCGGAGACGGGTCGGCAGCCAGCCGGCGTTCGCCACGAGCGCGCCGGCAGCGTCACCCGAACGCAGGCCACCATCGGTCGTGTCTTCGTGAGTGGCTACACCCTTTTCCTCGTCGTCTTCGGGATCCTCCCCGCCCTGTACGCGATCTTCCTGGCCTTCACCAAGCAGAACGCCTTTGTCGGGTTCGACAACTTCGTCAGGATCTTCAGCGACTACCGCTTCTGGCCCGCCGTAGGCCACGTTGGCCTGTACGTGGTGGTCTGGCTCATCGGATTGCTGTTCTTCGTCGTGCTTCTCGCACTGATCGTCCATGCGATCCGAGTGCGCTGGTTGTCCAACACGGCTCGCTTCATCTACTACATCCCGGGAGCGCTGTCCGGTGCCGCGAGCGTCATGCTCTGGCTGTTCGTGCTCGACCCGACCGTGAGTCCCGTCTCCTTCATCCTCGAAGCGCTCGGCAACAAGACACTCGTCGACACGGTGCAACTCGACCAGCTTCCTGTTGTGCTCGCGATCATCGCCTTCTGGACCGGTGCCGGCGGATGGATCGTCATCATGTACGGCGCCCTGAACAACATCAGTACGGATGTCATGGAGGCCGCGCGCATCGACGGCGCTGGACCCGTATCGACGGCGTGGTACATCCAGATTCCCCTGCTCCGCAAGTGGATCGCCTACATGGCCATTCTGTCTCTTGCGGCGGGAACGCAGCTTTTCGTGGAACCCCGCGTGCTCTCCCAGGCCACGCGCGGCGTCGTTCCGCAGGACTACTCGCTCAACCAGCTCGCGTTCCTCTACGCGTTCAAGCAGAACGACTTCAACGGGTCCGCGGCGATCTCGCTCGTGCTGCTCGTCGTCGCCCTTGGTCTGTCCATCTTCTTCGTCTTCCGTGGAGGTCTCTTTGAGCGCGACTAG
- a CDS encoding carbohydrate ABC transporter permease gives MSATSPAGTALKWTGRGVAGIIVVGFVLFFVTPILWILLAPTKNARQLLLDAPFSVGGFEQFAANWESLTSFQNGLIWVWLGNAAFYSLAALVITLVISIPAGYALALTEFKGRQLLLAITLIVMLIPNTALVLPIFLELSAVKLVGSPLSVILPFSFFPFGVYLTYIYFSTTVSRDLLNAARIDGAGEFRVFAQVAMPLATPVIALVGFFSFVGNWNNYFLPYVMVPGRKAPIQVGIAELLSNVPQFNPTNASSTTIDLPTLALATLFAVAPVLLIFLFSQRFLVSGMTAGGTKE, from the coding sequence TTGAGCGCGACTAGTCCTGCCGGCACCGCCCTGAAATGGACGGGCCGCGGAGTTGCAGGGATCATCGTTGTCGGGTTCGTGCTGTTCTTCGTCACGCCCATCCTCTGGATCCTCCTCGCACCCACGAAGAATGCACGCCAGCTGCTCCTCGACGCACCGTTCTCGGTCGGCGGGTTCGAGCAGTTCGCGGCCAACTGGGAGAGCCTGACGAGCTTCCAGAACGGCCTGATCTGGGTCTGGCTCGGCAATGCGGCGTTCTACTCGCTCGCGGCCCTCGTGATCACCCTGGTGATCAGCATCCCTGCGGGCTACGCGCTCGCACTCACCGAGTTCAAGGGTCGACAGCTTCTGTTGGCCATCACGCTCATCGTGATGCTCATCCCGAACACGGCGCTGGTGCTTCCGATCTTCCTGGAGTTGAGCGCCGTGAAGCTCGTGGGTTCACCGCTGTCGGTGATCCTTCCCTTCTCGTTCTTCCCGTTCGGTGTCTACCTCACCTACATCTACTTCTCGACCACGGTGTCACGTGACCTGCTGAACGCAGCACGCATCGACGGGGCGGGGGAATTCAGGGTGTTCGCGCAGGTCGCAATGCCCCTGGCTACCCCGGTCATCGCTCTTGTCGGCTTCTTCAGCTTCGTGGGCAACTGGAACAACTACTTCCTGCCGTACGTCATGGTGCCGGGTCGTAAGGCGCCCATCCAGGTGGGAATCGCGGAGCTGCTGTCGAACGTGCCCCAGTTCAATCCCACGAACGCGTCCTCCACGACGATCGACCTGCCCACCCTGGCGCTCGCCACGCTGTTCGCAGTAGCTCCCGTGCTGTTGATCTTCCTCTTCTCGCAGCGGTTCCTGGTCTCGGGAATGACTGCAGGAGGTACGAAGGAATGA
- a CDS encoding L-rhamnose mutarotase has protein sequence MTRRFGMVCRVRPEKRAEYLELHSAVWPGVEAMITECGIRNFTIFIRGDVLFGYYEYVGDDYEADQARMARDPETVRWWSYTDPCQIGFDEDAPEGTRWQELDEAWHLD, from the coding sequence ATGACTCGCAGGTTCGGAATGGTGTGCCGTGTGCGCCCGGAGAAGCGCGCAGAGTACCTCGAGCTGCACTCGGCTGTGTGGCCCGGGGTCGAGGCGATGATCACGGAATGCGGCATCCGCAACTTCACGATCTTCATCCGTGGAGACGTCCTCTTCGGCTACTACGAGTACGTGGGCGACGACTACGAGGCAGACCAGGCCAGGATGGCCAGGGATCCCGAGACCGTTCGCTGGTGGTCCTACACAGACCCGTGCCAGATCGGTTTCGATGAGGATGCCCCGGAGGGCACTCGTTGGCAGGAGCTCGACGAGGCCTGGCACCTCGACTGA